TGGCCAGCAGCACGATCACTAAGCAGAGAAACAAAATAATTCCCGCCAGCACAATCCAGTCAATCTGCTGCATCATTCACCTCCGGATCCCGCTCCAGCCAGCATCGGGGACAACTTCGATCGCATGCCGGCACGTAACCGAAACACCGCAACCACAAACAAAAGTTTCCCCAGCAATGACAGCCCCCCCAGGACGAATGAGGCCTGCCAGAGGTACTGATAATCATCGGGCCCCATGATCATCTCCGGTCCAAACTGACGCATCATCAGCTGCACCACAATCGAGCCCAGTTCTGCCGATAGAGTCACCAGCAGTGCCCCCACCAGCCAGCCTTTGCCTCTGATACCGGGCCAGCTCAGCACTCCCCAGAGTGCAATCACCATCGCCAGCATGGTCACATACTGGTAAAGGTCTACGAATATTTTTGTCAGTTGTTCCACGCACTCACTCCTGCCCGTTGATTTCTACTCGTTACGATGCGCATGTTGTACAGGCGATTCCTCTGCAGAAATCGCCAGTTGCCTCCGGTTACAATAATGAATGGCTGCGATCAGGCCGATCCCGTAAGGAATCCAGATCAGTCGATTCCACGGTTCAGATAGAAAATACAACAACAGAAGAAACAGCGAAATACTCACCCACATGACCACCGCCGTTCGAACCATAAACGCTTTCTCACGTGGGCCATTCGTATTTTTGATACTCATCCAGGTGCCGATTCCGCCTCCCAGGATCCCCAACAGGCATCCTACAATACTTCCAATCCAAATGAGACTGTTCTGCCCCATATCTGGTTTCCCCCGAGCAAGTAAAAAATCGATGTGGCTGGCTTTACTACAAATAGAAACGCAGCTGCAGGCTCTCTGGTTCAGACATTGTGCCTTAAAAATTCGGAAAAATTCGCGTCGACCAGTCTTTGATCAACAGCTCCACTTCCGGTTCCAGATTCTGGTTCGTGCACTGGATCTGATACATTTTGTTTTCTGTATGACTGCACCAGGTCAAAAGGGGTAAGGACAACAGCCAGGTTCCCAGCACGATGAAACCCTGGAGGAATTCTTTCTCGATGAAGATCCCCAGCCCCGTCCCCAGCGAGTTTCCCGTCATGAGCAGTGCGAGTACGCCGAGATACATGTGAGTCCGTAAGATCGGCTTCAGGCGTTCCATACCCTCACGATCTCCCAGAACCGGATAGTCCCGCAAAAATCGATCCATGCGCTGTTCGTTATACAGCATGCAGAACAGCATCCCGCCCATATTCAGGCAAAACACGAGAAACAGATTCTGCCTGACAACCGCAAACGGTCCCCAACGGCTTTGATGCAGGAAATACAGAAAAACAATCGTGTAAGCCAGGAGCACAACCTGTACCATCAACACCCTGATAACATGATACTTCCGCCGGCGTTTTGTTTTGATGATTCCCGTCGAACTCATCCTCAACGTCCTCCCGATTGCAACCGCTGGTCTTTCTCTTTTAATGAGGTTGCCCGCTCAGGCATATTATAGAGCCGCCACGCCGCCAACGCATCCTGTATTCCGGAAATCAGCACCAGTACCGCCATGACGACCAGAACGCCACGTAACAGAGCAGGCACGTCAGCTGGCTGATAGTAAAAGTGGGTTGGCAGAGATCGCCAGGCTCCCGCTTCCAGGCAAACCGCAGTCACCAGCGCCCCAAACAACATCGCCAGCATGATATGTAGCACATACTCACCGCTGGGCAGTCCCCCCAGCAGCCTGCGGCTCTCGCGCTCCAGCGCAAAGTCCACAATCGAGATCAACAGGTCAAACACAAACAACAGTAGCAGACACCAGAAGAAAACTCCCTGCATCACAAAATTAGGAATCACAACAAACAGCACTGCATAAGTCGGGCCGCGCAGGCTGTGTACGATCAGCTCCGCCCGCGAATCGGGGTGCTGGCGGATCCCATGCGAAAAGCTGTGGTACAGAGCGATATCGGTCGCCCCCAGACAGCCCAATACAAACAGGATGTAAGTCGCCACCGCCATTTCCACTTCCTTCACTCAGTCCTCGAATCGGAATCCGGTTCTATTTTTATTCGACACCAGTTCTCGTAAAGAACGCTGGCGAAAATCAAACGCAGAGTTGAGCGCATTCGCAACCAGATGCTGCGTCGCGAAACGACCACCATACTGCCATGACAGCTGCACCTCCAGTATGTCCCGGACCACGGTTCCCTCTGTTGTCTCGTCGAATTCATGCAAATGCGTAAACCGGTCAAACGGTCCATGAATCAGCGTCTCGCCAAATCGACAGTCGGGCTCATAAACCGTATGGCGAAATCCCATTACTACCGGCAGAAAACCTCCGACTCGCTGCTCAAACCAGGTTTCCGCTCCAGGCTGAATATGACCGGCATGACGTAGCAGTCGAAATCCGGGCCACTCCGCCAGTAACAGCCCGAGATGCGCAGGATCCTCATGAAATCGAAACAGTACGTCTCTGGAAACGCGCAGGGTCTGTTCAAAACAAAATTCCATACCAGGTGTATTCCGTTGCTGAATGACCGTAAAAGTACAGTCGCGACAGGTTACGTTGAACTCGCGAGCTCCACCTCAACCAGTTCCTCAGTTTCCCGGGGTAGTACGACACAGGGATAGAAATAGAGAAACGACATCCCGGTGTAATACATATAATGGATTTCAGCTCGGCCCACAGGCTCCGCCCGCTTGCGTACGACACAGGTACCAGCGAACCGGTCGGTCAGTGACTGGCGATCCCGGTCCACTCCCACCCACAACAGATCATACACGAGATTGAGAGGAGAGTAAAAATTCAGCAGCGCGCGATACGTCATCCGCCACACAGAAGGCTTTGTGCCCCGCAGTGTAATTATCCGGGCTCCCATCACCCAGTAGCCCACCGTCCGCAATCGCGAAGCTTTGATGACGGTCAGATAGAACCAGATGCAAGCGAACCAGATCCAGGACAGTCCCTTACCTGATTCCTCGTCTACATAGTCCTCAGAGAAAAACAGAGAGAAAAAAACCAAAGCAAACAGCACTCCCAGCAATACTGTTGCATCAACCAGAAATATGACCACTCGCTGCCTGAGTCCGATGTAATCCTCGGGCGCAAAATAAACGCCATCCCCCAGGGAACGATCACGTGAGACTCCCGCCATGCTGCACGATTCCTGACTGTGGCAGAGAAAGAAAACGGCCTGACCACCAGACTGCCATCAGGCCTGTATTCTACAAGCCAGCAGCCACATGTGCAAACATTCAGTCACGCCAGTCAGCCAACCTGACATTTCACAAACAGAAATCCGGGGGACGTCGACAACCTCTGGTAACTGTCCGGATCGCTCTGACGCATCCGCTCGTCCGGTTGTCCTTCGCTCAGAGCGGTGATCTGAAACCCGGCAGCAATCAACGGCTGGATGATCTCTGACAACGGTCGCCGGTAATACTCCACGCGCACCGGTGGTCCCACCGTATTCCACTCGTCGATGATTTTCTCCGTCAGAAAATAATTCCCACTCGGGGAAAACCCATAATCGACGAACGGATGATGAGTGGAAAAGACAAACAGCCCGCCCGGTTTGAGCACACGACGGATCTCTGCGAGCAGGGGAGAGAAATCTTCCAGGTAATGCAGCATCAGCGGGCAGATCACCACGTTATAAGCCGCGTCCGCTTCCCGCGGGAGTCCCTGCGCCAGATCCTGGGTGTAACACCGGACCGCGTCGCCCAGGCTCTGTTCGACCAGGGCCACCATCTCCGCCGATTGATCGACGGCAGTCACTTCCGCGCCGCGGCTGAGCAGAATTTCTGCATACACGCCCGGACCGCAGCCCAGATCGAGTACTTTCATTCCATTGAGCTCCGGCAGCAGTGCCAGCAGAGAAGGGCGGTCGTAACTCGCGTTATAGCTGTTATCGCGAATCGCCTGAGCATAGGCGGCGGCATGTTCAGAATACATCGGATTGGACATCAGACAGGACTCCCTGCAGAAGTGAGCTGAATCACCGGGCACACGTCAATGCTGTCTTATAACAAGGCTCCGCCCCCGCGACAATCATCGCAGGGACGGAGTCCGTACCAGTCCCGAATCCGGAAGCATTGTTTTAATAACTGGCGACAGCGTTCAGATACAGCTCTTTGGCCAGTTCCCGCAGCGCCTCGTCCGCCTGGATGCCGCCGATGTTGGTCATCATCACAATCGCGATGTCTTTCTCTTTGTCGATCCAGATCTGGGCCAGGTTCTTGCCATTCGAACCGGCATGATAGAGCAGGGGATAGGGAGCCCAGTCCACCGTCAGCCAGCCCCAGCCGTGCGCGTATTTTCCATTGGGTGGCGTTCCGGGACGCGCCGGTTTATCCCCTTTGATCGTAAATACAGGGGTGTGAATTTTCTCGACCATTTCCGGCTTCACAATATTACAGGGGGGCCGCATCCCGTTCCCGGCATTCCAGCCAGCCCAGTTCGCCAGATCCAGAATCGACAGGTGCAGACAGCCCGCTGGCGCGAGGATCAGCGAGTTATCCGCATTCGGTCCCGCCATGTACGCTTTGACTTTACCGTCTTTCTGAATGACATGTCCCAGCGGTGCATCGATTTTGCCCAGGGTCGACTGTGTTCCCAGACCGGCGGTCGTCAGCTGAAATGGCTCAAAAATGCGCTCGACGATCAGCTCGTCCCAGGCTTTGCCGCTCACACGTTCTATCATCGCGCCGGCAATCGTATACCCGCGATTGTTGTATTTCCATGCAGTGGAAGGCTTTGTTTCGAGGGGCAGTTTGACCGATTCTTTCAGCAGCCAGTACCGCATATCATTCAGATCGCCATCCACATCGAATGAATCTTTCAGCAGCTGCATCAGATTTTCATCGTCGGCACGCATCCCACTGGTATGGGACAGCAGCTCTTCCAGTGTCACTTTGCCCACGCCGGGAGCCATTGAGTCTTTCAGTTCGGGAAAGACTTCTTCCAGCGTCGAATCCCACTTGAGCTTCCCTTCTTCGATCATCATCGCAGCAATCGTGGCGGTCATCGCTTTGCCGTCAGACCCCAGGTGAAACTTATCGTGAATCGTGACCGGAATGTCCACTCCCATCTTTCGGGTGCCTACCACGCCGAATTCCGTCACCGTGCCTCGCACGACAACCGCTGCAGACAATGCCGGCAGATTACCGGACTTCAGATACGGCTCCAGCTTGTGATTGATATTCTGTCCCTTGACGGGCGTCTGCATAATCAGCAGAGTCGCTGCCACCAGTAGTAATCCCGTCCGGCCATGTCCTAATCTCATTGTGTGCTCCCGATTCGCGTCTATAAAACTTCTGCCGTCAGTCCAACTCAATCATGCCCGCCTACTCTTTATCGTGCATCGGTGCAGAGAGCTGTGGAAGCATCGGTTAAAAAGTGCAGACATCAGACAATCAGCATGCGTCGATCCGCCCAGGCTTTATAACTGCTCCGCCGCGTCCGCAACCCGATAACCCTCATAACCTGTGCCTGCTTCACGCTGCTCCTGCACAAGTCGCTCCGGATTCGTCAAACTCCACATATCAGGACGTTCAAACGGCGTTGATTTCAGATGCAGCGCCCGCGTCGCCAGTTGCACACTCATTAACGCATCCGCCAGGTTCGCCGTCACATACAGAATGATTCCCGCCAGGTACTTGCCTTCAAAAAAAGCAGCGATGGTAAATCCGATGATAAACGTAAAACCGAGCAGTTCCATCAGTGCCAGGGTGGTGTGCTTCATCACGAAATCGCCCCATGAAGGGAAGATGAAGCTCCGCATCCCGACCTCGATCGGCCTCCAGTACTGCGCGCCACAACTGTCACATTCATAGACTCCCGGGGGAATCACATCGAAGCAGTGACCGCACACCTGCTCCCGTGACTGTGAAACAGAAGGCTCAAAGCCCTGCTTTCGGAATGTCTTACAGTTTTCCCAGACGATGAACTGCAATCGCCGCTGATCCTCCGGCACGATCCCGGAATACTTCAACTTGCGGCCATCTTTCAGATAAAACAACGTGTCACCAAACAGCGACTGGTCCACCTCTTTGATCTGACTGTAATAGATCTGCCAGAACGACTGCTGAGGCACGCCGGTATCGTTGACGCGAATGCAATAGATCCGCAGGTTGGTCAACACCAGCACGGCACAGGTTGAGGTTCCGACCCACAGTGACCCCATCAGAAAGACATCGGAAAGCGTTGACTGGTTACACGGCAAAACGAGTTGTACCTCTTCGCGATCCAGCAGAATCTCAGCCAGCAGCGGTTCGAGCCGCTTGAGCAGTTTGAATTGATCCTTGATCTTTCCTTTGACAAACCAGCCCTCGATCCGCGGAAACAGCGTCTCCAGTCGATAGGGAATCTCCGGGGACAATTCGAGATTTAACTCCCACAACTTGGCGGCCACTTCATCATGGGTCAGGTTCTGCATGGCTCATCCTTCCTTAACTCGAGCATCAAAGAAGATAAACTCATTTTACCTGAAGATCGAAAGCGGTTCTAAGAAAATCTGGCCGACTCATCAGGAATTCATGATCCGGCAAAATGTCAATTGACAGCCTGTTTCTCCAGCGGGATTTCTTTCAGCAACAGCCCCCCTTTCGCCTGCTTATACATCCAATCCCCGTAGCTGCTATTCATCAGCACGAACATCAGGATCGCAAAAGTCAGGTTCCCCTGCGCCTGCAAAAAAATGACATAAGACAGGAACAGGAAGTAGAGCGCCATATCGATCAGTGCGGCACGTCGCGTCCTGACCACCAGGCTGCCTGCGGGAGGGAAAATAAAGCCACGGAGACACAAAGAAAAGGGTGTCCAGAAAGTCGCTCCACAGGCTTCACATTCGTAAGTCTCTTTCGGCACCGTGGCGAAGCAGTTGGAACACAGATTTTCCCGCGACTGCGAGACAGGCGGATCCAGGCCTTCTTCCTCAACTTTTTTGGCAGCTTCAGAGTATACCGGCTGGAAGTTCTGGCGATCCTGCCAGGGAAAATAATTGAACTTCAGTTTGCTGCCATCTTTCAGCAAGATTTTGTACTGTTCCATAAACACCGACTGCAGTTCTGAAATCTGGCTATAATAGATCGCCCAGTAAGGCTGCCAGGGAACCTGCTTCCGGTCGGTCGAAAACAGCAGCATCCGCAGATTGGTGAGCACGACAATTGTTTTCTGAAAACGCAGTTCCCCCAGGCAGACAAACAAAACCTGCTCCCGTTCGAATAGCGCTTTCAACAGAACCGGTTCACACGCTTTGACGAGGGGATACTTCTGACTGATTGCCTGCTCGAGACTCATCGAGTCTGTACGAGAAAATACCGTTCCCAGCCGGTAATGAATCTCAGGCGACAGCGCCAGATTCAGCTCTGCCAGCTTTTCGGCAATCGGTTCAGCAGCTACCTCGGTCATCGTCAGTCTCCCGACAGGGCAGGGGATCGATCTAAACGAAACTCACAAGCGTCCCTTCCAGGCTGCCACATCCAGAACTTCGCTCAGCAGCATCTGTTGTGCACACAGGATCGACCGCTGCAACTCTTCCGCGGTCACTTCACCGGCACTGTTTGACAGTGGCAGTGTTCCCGTGGCGTCATTCAGAAATTCGACGGTGAACCCGCGATGCACGGCTTCGCGGGCCGTCGTGTCGCAGCACATATGCGTCATATAACCGGCGATGGTCACGGTATCGATATCGCGTTCCCGCAGCCACGCTTCCAGCTGCGTCCCCGTAAAGCTCCCCGGCATCGTTTTCTCCAGCAGCAGATCGTGTGGACGACGGGCGACTTCGGGATGCAGTTCCCAGCCGGGAGTCCCTTTCTGAAAGAACGGCTGATTCGGATCGGTCATATGGTGCTGCACCACAACCACAGGTACTTTCTGTTCCGCAGCGGCATCCATCGCCTCCAGAATCCGTTCCAGGTGCCCCGCCGGATGCGTGATCGGCAGCGCCCCCGTGAAATACTCATTCTGCACATCAATCACCAGCAATGCCCGACTCATAAAAAACTCCTTACACTTGGATTAGACCTGAAAGCATCTGTGCAATCCAGATTAGACAGCCAGACCCCAGCTTGCTATCCCCTGCAGACGAACTAACCCCTCAACCAAGTCTTTCGTGCTTTTCGTGTCTTTCGTGGTTTAAATTCACATTTATAGTAACGACGGTTTTAAGTCGCATCCATGTCGGCCAGTTTTCGAGGCTGCGGAACCACGCCCGCGCACACCTCGGCGATCCGCTGCTGTAGATTCACATTGATCGGGTCATCGGGCGCGCCGTTCACTGCAATCTCGATCACCTCGGCTGCTTCTTCAAGTTCGCCGCCGATCAACAGCGCCAGCGCCAGGTTCGCCACCAGGCCCATATCGTCCGGCTTGAGTTCTATCGCATGCCGCGCCGCCGAGATCGCCTGCGCCGCCCGTCCCAGTTTCAGGCACTCGTACATATATTCCCGCGCCGTGTCAGCGTTCTCGCTCTTCAGTCGATACGCGTGCCCGAACGCATCGCAGGCCACCTCCGTATTGTCCAGTGCCTGTTCCGCCTTGCCAATGATCCACCACGCCGATCCATTACCGGGATTGATATCCAGCACCCACTTGAGCAGTTCGATACCCCGTTTCAATTCTTCCTGTGCTGTCTCCGTATCCGCAGGTTGCGTCTCGCGGCCCACAATCTGCATGTAAGGATTGATCAGATCCAGGCCCGCCCGATACAGGCGATCGTGTTCCTGCGAAGCGGGTGTCTCTCCAACTCCCGAAACATCCATAATCACCTGAATATCACAGCCGGTCAGGGCCAGATTCTTGTGCTGTGCCTCATCGTTGGGATCAAGCTTACGAAAGGTGGCACCACCTCCCTGCAGAGAAACAATGCGTCCCCCCAGATTGACCAGACCATTCACCACTTCCATGCCAATCGACTGCAGTCCCTCTTCGGGATCAACCCGCACCCCGATACGAAACTCGCGCAGATCTGACTCACCCTGTTCCTGATTCTCATCCTCAGCAGACATCCGTATTCACATCCTTTCATTGTATTTTCAGACTTCGTGTCTTTTTAACTCATGATAGTCGAATCAGGCAGTCATTACTATCAACGAATTCCCGATCCTCCAGAGAAGAACTTTCCTTTTCTCTGGAGGGAACCGACCGGCAGGATGAAAGGCATCAGCACAGGCGCGAGCATAAGCATAAATGACATGGAGATCCATTTACGATATTTCAACAGACGATGGCGTCTCTGTAACTGACAGCGAACTGATCTGTGTCATCTTCGCAGAAAATTTGACCAGTTGCGGTGCACAATTGTGAAAATAAAACTCCCTGTTCTATTTGCCAATGGTGCCAACTTGCCAATGGTGCCAACACAAGAACCAAAGAACCTGCCAGGTCATCACCAATTTCGTGCTTTTCGTGCTTTTCGTGTATTTCGTGGTAGGAACCCAAGCCTGCGCACTTTAGAAATCACCACAGAATGCGATGCGTCCAGCATCACAGTCACGATCACAGTCACGATCACATTTTCGCTGCTTTCGCACACCCAAAGCATTCTG
This genomic stretch from Gimesia sp. harbors:
- a CDS encoding RDD family protein; translation: MAGVSRDRSLGDGVYFAPEDYIGLRQRVVIFLVDATVLLGVLFALVFFSLFFSEDYVDEESGKGLSWIWFACIWFYLTVIKASRLRTVGYWVMGARIITLRGTKPSVWRMTYRALLNFYSPLNLVYDLLWVGVDRDRQSLTDRFAGTCVVRKRAEPVGRAEIHYMYYTGMSFLYFYPCVVLPRETEELVEVELASST
- a CDS encoding class I SAM-dependent methyltransferase — its product is MSNPMYSEHAAAYAQAIRDNSYNASYDRPSLLALLPELNGMKVLDLGCGPGVYAEILLSRGAEVTAVDQSAEMVALVEQSLGDAVRCYTQDLAQGLPREADAAYNVVICPLMLHYLEDFSPLLAEIRRVLKPGGLFVFSTHHPFVDYGFSPSGNYFLTEKIIDEWNTVGPPVRVEYYRRPLSEIIQPLIAAGFQITALSEGQPDERMRQSDPDSYQRLSTSPGFLFVKCQVG
- a CDS encoding serine hydrolase domain-containing protein — encoded protein: MRLGHGRTGLLLVAATLLIMQTPVKGQNINHKLEPYLKSGNLPALSAAVVVRGTVTEFGVVGTRKMGVDIPVTIHDKFHLGSDGKAMTATIAAMMIEEGKLKWDSTLEEVFPELKDSMAPGVGKVTLEELLSHTSGMRADDENLMQLLKDSFDVDGDLNDMRYWLLKESVKLPLETKPSTAWKYNNRGYTIAGAMIERVSGKAWDELIVERIFEPFQLTTAGLGTQSTLGKIDAPLGHVIQKDGKVKAYMAGPNADNSLILAPAGCLHLSILDLANWAGWNAGNGMRPPCNIVKPEMVEKIHTPVFTIKGDKPARPGTPPNGKYAHGWGWLTVDWAPYPLLYHAGSNGKNLAQIWIDKEKDIAIVMMTNIGGIQADEALRELAKELYLNAVASY
- a CDS encoding cysteine hydrolase family protein, with the protein product MSRALLVIDVQNEYFTGALPITHPAGHLERILEAMDAAAEQKVPVVVVQHHMTDPNQPFFQKGTPGWELHPEVARRPHDLLLEKTMPGSFTGTQLEAWLRERDIDTVTIAGYMTHMCCDTTAREAVHRGFTVEFLNDATGTLPLSNSAGEVTAEELQRSILCAQQMLLSEVLDVAAWKGRL
- a CDS encoding tetratricopeptide repeat protein; the protein is MSAEDENQEQGESDLREFRIGVRVDPEEGLQSIGMEVVNGLVNLGGRIVSLQGGGATFRKLDPNDEAQHKNLALTGCDIQVIMDVSGVGETPASQEHDRLYRAGLDLINPYMQIVGRETQPADTETAQEELKRGIELLKWVLDINPGNGSAWWIIGKAEQALDNTEVACDAFGHAYRLKSENADTAREYMYECLKLGRAAQAISAARHAIELKPDDMGLVANLALALLIGGELEEAAEVIEIAVNGAPDDPINVNLQQRIAEVCAGVVPQPRKLADMDAT